A window of Marinobacter salarius contains these coding sequences:
- the infB gene encoding translation initiation factor IF-2: MADVTVKQLAADVGAPVDRLLRQIVEAGLKARSEGDSVTSDEKQQLLTYLKKNHGESEAEPKKITLKRKTTTTLKAGRTKTVNVEVRKRRTYIKRAELEPEAAKQEEAAEQAAAAPEEAPATVAAEQTQPADAPKPEAPVSDSPAEEPAADEKPAEKAQPEVAAEPEPSPVPAPEDMPIPPPEEGEGKDRKPKKKKEKARERGDEPEEGKPKKKSAGHRGPRSRPVEEPLIINEEEEDTTLRKPLRAKKKPKEKRHAFERPTKPMVREVDIPETITVGDLAQRMAVKSADVIKKLMGMGVMATINQALDQETAVLVTEELGHKANTVSEDAFEEEVLSEFSFEGKEKTKRAPVVSVMGHVDHGKTSLLDYIRRTKVASGESGGITQHIGAYHVETDHGMVSFLDTPGHAAFTAMRARGAQCTDIVILVVAADDGVMPQTKEAVDHARSAGVPIVVAINKMDKEEADPDRIKTELAGMEVIPEDWGGDVQFIPVSAHTGDGIEDLLEALLLQAEILELEASPDAPAKGVVVESSLERGRGSVATVLVQNGTLRQGEMVVAGSFFGKVRAMTDEAGKQVKEAGPSIPVEILGLNGTPNAGDEFFAVADEKKAKELAEFRQSREREQRLHRQQAAKLENLFENMGKDEVKTLNVVLKTDVRGSLEAITKSLQDLGNDEVQVKIVSSGVGGIAETDISLAMATNAVIFGFNVRADTASKRLVEQEGLDLRYYSIIYNLIDDVKAALTGMLAPEFREDIVGIADVRDVFRSPKFGQVAGCMVTEGNVYRNKPIRVLRDNVVIFEGELESLRRFKDDVPEVRNGMECGIGVKGYDVKVGDQIEVFDRVRVERKLESTGA; the protein is encoded by the coding sequence ATGGCTGATGTAACGGTAAAACAACTGGCCGCAGATGTAGGCGCTCCCGTGGATCGTTTGCTGCGACAGATCGTGGAGGCTGGCCTGAAAGCCCGCTCCGAAGGGGATTCTGTTACCAGTGATGAGAAGCAGCAGTTGCTGACCTATCTGAAAAAGAATCACGGTGAGAGTGAGGCTGAGCCCAAGAAAATCACTCTTAAGCGCAAGACAACAACCACGCTGAAAGCGGGCCGTACCAAAACGGTCAATGTTGAGGTTCGCAAGCGCCGTACGTATATCAAGCGCGCCGAGCTCGAACCGGAAGCGGCGAAGCAGGAAGAAGCTGCCGAGCAGGCGGCTGCGGCCCCGGAAGAGGCCCCAGCGACAGTCGCGGCTGAGCAGACACAGCCTGCGGATGCGCCGAAGCCGGAAGCGCCGGTGTCAGATTCTCCGGCTGAAGAGCCGGCTGCTGACGAAAAACCGGCTGAAAAAGCTCAGCCGGAAGTGGCTGCTGAGCCGGAACCGTCACCGGTTCCCGCGCCGGAAGACATGCCGATTCCGCCGCCTGAAGAAGGCGAAGGCAAGGACCGAAAGCCGAAGAAGAAGAAGGAAAAGGCCCGCGAGCGCGGTGATGAGCCCGAGGAGGGCAAGCCCAAGAAGAAGTCCGCAGGGCATCGTGGGCCGCGCAGCCGTCCGGTGGAAGAGCCTCTGATTATCAATGAAGAGGAAGAAGACACCACGCTGCGCAAGCCGCTCCGTGCGAAAAAGAAACCCAAAGAAAAGCGTCATGCTTTCGAGAGGCCGACCAAGCCAATGGTACGAGAAGTCGATATTCCCGAGACGATCACAGTGGGTGATCTTGCCCAGCGGATGGCGGTCAAGTCAGCGGACGTCATCAAGAAACTGATGGGCATGGGGGTAATGGCGACAATCAACCAGGCTCTCGATCAGGAAACCGCTGTGCTGGTGACTGAGGAACTCGGTCACAAAGCCAACACAGTGAGTGAAGATGCGTTTGAGGAAGAGGTTCTGAGCGAATTCTCCTTTGAAGGCAAGGAAAAGACCAAGCGTGCGCCGGTTGTCAGTGTGATGGGTCACGTTGACCACGGTAAGACCTCGCTGCTGGATTACATTCGCCGCACCAAGGTGGCGTCCGGCGAGTCTGGGGGTATCACCCAGCACATCGGTGCGTACCACGTTGAAACCGACCATGGCATGGTGTCCTTCCTGGATACTCCGGGCCACGCCGCCTTCACGGCGATGCGTGCGCGGGGTGCCCAGTGCACCGATATCGTTATCCTGGTGGTGGCCGCCGATGACGGCGTTATGCCGCAAACCAAGGAAGCCGTGGATCACGCACGTTCCGCCGGCGTTCCCATCGTCGTTGCCATCAACAAGATGGACAAGGAAGAGGCCGACCCGGATCGTATCAAGACCGAATTGGCGGGTATGGAAGTTATTCCGGAAGACTGGGGCGGTGACGTTCAGTTTATCCCTGTATCCGCCCATACCGGTGACGGCATTGAAGATCTGCTTGAGGCACTGCTGCTGCAGGCTGAAATCCTTGAGCTCGAGGCCTCTCCGGATGCACCTGCGAAGGGTGTGGTGGTCGAATCCAGCCTTGAGCGTGGTCGCGGTTCCGTGGCTACCGTACTGGTGCAGAACGGCACGCTCCGTCAGGGCGAGATGGTGGTGGCTGGTTCCTTCTTCGGTAAGGTTCGCGCCATGACCGACGAGGCCGGCAAGCAGGTCAAAGAAGCCGGGCCTTCCATTCCGGTGGAAATCCTGGGCCTGAATGGCACGCCGAACGCTGGTGATGAGTTCTTTGCTGTGGCTGACGAGAAGAAGGCCAAGGAACTGGCGGAATTCCGTCAGTCCCGCGAGCGGGAGCAGCGTCTGCACAGGCAGCAGGCTGCGAAGCTTGAGAACCTGTTCGAGAATATGGGCAAGGACGAGGTCAAAACCCTCAACGTGGTGCTCAAGACCGACGTTCGTGGTTCCCTGGAAGCCATCACCAAGTCGCTGCAGGATCTTGGTAACGACGAAGTACAGGTCAAGATCGTGTCGTCGGGCGTTGGTGGTATCGCAGAGACGGACATCAGTCTGGCCATGGCGACCAACGCGGTTATCTTCGGCTTCAACGTGCGTGCGGACACCGCGTCCAAGCGTCTGGTGGAGCAGGAAGGTCTGGATCTACGCTACTACAGCATCATCTACAACCTGATTGATGATGTGAAAGCAGCTCTGACCGGCATGCTGGCGCCGGAATTCCGCGAGGATATCGTGGGCATTGCCGATGTGCGTGATGTGTTCCGTTCGCCGAAGTTTGGCCAGGTGGCTGGCTGTATGGTCACCGAGGGTAACGTTTACCGCAACAAGCCGATCCGTGTCCTGCGTGACAACGTGGTTATCTTTGAAGGCGAGCTGGAATCGCTGCGCCGCTTCAAGGACGACGTGCCGGAAGTCCGCAACGGTATGGAATGTGGTATCGGCGTTAAGGGCTACGACGTGAAAGTCGGCGACCAGATCGAGGTATTCGATCGCGTTCGGGTTGAGCGTAAGCTTGAGTCCACCGGCGCGTGA
- the rbfA gene encoding 30S ribosome-binding factor RbfA: MPREFSRIDRIGDQMQRELAQLIQREVKDPRVGMVTVNAVKVSRDLGYADVYVSLLTTEELTEESPQVRDSLTVLNKAAGFLKGQVGRAMKLRVTPQLRFHFDTLLGHSRHMDNLIREAVGDKPVVDRDDDARNDGASDDPEQKA, from the coding sequence ATGCCAAGAGAGTTCAGCCGGATTGATCGCATCGGCGATCAGATGCAGCGGGAGCTGGCCCAGCTCATCCAGCGGGAGGTCAAAGACCCGCGGGTGGGCATGGTCACGGTGAATGCCGTCAAGGTGAGCCGTGACCTGGGGTATGCAGACGTTTACGTATCGCTGCTGACCACCGAAGAGCTGACCGAGGAGTCGCCGCAGGTGCGGGATTCCCTGACAGTGCTGAATAAAGCGGCTGGCTTCCTGAAAGGGCAGGTCGGCCGTGCCATGAAATTGCGGGTGACGCCCCAGTTGCGTTTTCATTTCGATACGTTGCTTGGGCACAGCCGTCACATGGACAACCTGATTCGGGAAGCGGTTGGCGACAAGCCAGTGGTTGACCGTGACGACGACGCCCGCAACGACGGGGCGTCTGATGATCCGGAGCAAAAGGCTTGA
- the truB gene encoding tRNA pseudouridine(55) synthase TruB: MSRRRKGRDVNGILVIDKPMDITSNGILQQVKRLFGAAKAGHTGALDPLATGVLPLCFGEATKFSQMMLDSDKAYIATARLGVRTETGDSEGAVVAEKPVPPGLDADALEPVLERFRGDIQQVPSMYSALKHKGKPLYEYAREGIEVERPSRPVTIYELTLLEVRETEIDIAVSCTKGTYIRSLVEDIGEALGCGAHVTALRRTMASGFTLADAREVSMLESMREEGESLDGLLVAPDAALSMFPERDLEGSSLVSILNGQPVRISGQPAEGFVRLYGNGRFVGLAEGFPEGEATKLVPRRLVKSG, from the coding sequence TTGAGTCGACGTCGTAAAGGTCGCGATGTAAACGGCATACTGGTGATCGACAAGCCGATGGACATTACGTCCAACGGCATCCTGCAGCAGGTAAAACGCCTGTTCGGGGCGGCCAAGGCCGGTCACACCGGTGCGTTGGACCCGCTGGCCACGGGCGTGTTGCCGTTGTGCTTTGGTGAAGCCACCAAGTTTTCCCAGATGATGCTGGACAGCGACAAAGCCTACATCGCCACCGCTCGCCTGGGTGTCCGTACCGAAACCGGGGACAGCGAAGGTGCCGTGGTTGCTGAGAAACCTGTGCCCCCTGGGCTCGATGCCGATGCACTGGAACCGGTGTTGGAGCGCTTTCGTGGCGATATCCAGCAGGTTCCCTCCATGTACTCCGCGCTAAAGCACAAGGGCAAACCGCTCTATGAATACGCGCGCGAAGGTATTGAGGTGGAGCGTCCGTCGCGCCCGGTGACCATATACGAGCTGACGCTGCTGGAGGTGCGCGAGACCGAGATTGATATCGCGGTAAGTTGCACGAAAGGCACCTATATTCGCTCGCTGGTGGAGGACATTGGCGAGGCATTGGGCTGCGGTGCCCATGTCACGGCACTGCGCCGCACCATGGCCTCCGGTTTCACGCTGGCGGATGCCCGTGAGGTTTCAATGCTGGAGTCCATGCGCGAAGAAGGTGAAAGTCTGGATGGCCTGCTGGTGGCCCCGGATGCTGCTCTGTCCATGTTCCCGGAGCGGGATCTGGAAGGCAGTTCGCTGGTGTCGATATTGAACGGACAACCAGTTAGAATATCTGGTCAGCCCGCGGAAGGGTTCGTTCGCCTTTATGGCAACGGGCGTTTTGTCGGGCTGGCGGAAGGATTCCCGGAGGGGGAGGCGACCAAACTGGTGCCTCGTCGTCTGGTGAAGAGTGGCTGA
- the rpsO gene encoding 30S ribosomal protein S15 — MALSADEKAQIVKDFQQGDGDTGSPEVQVALLSHNINKLQDHFKTNKQDHHSRRGLIRMVNQRRKLLDYLKRKNADRYLDLIQRLSLRR, encoded by the coding sequence ATGGCACTTTCTGCCGACGAGAAAGCACAGATCGTTAAGGATTTTCAGCAGGGTGATGGCGATACCGGTTCTCCTGAAGTTCAGGTTGCACTGTTGAGCCACAACATCAACAAGCTGCAGGATCACTTCAAGACCAACAAGCAGGATCACCATTCCCGCCGTGGTCTGATCCGGATGGTTAACCAGCGTCGTAAACTGCTGGATTACCTGAAGCGTAAGAACGCAGACCGCTACCTGGACCTGATCCAGCGTCTGAGCCTGCGTCGCTAA